A genomic window from Camelina sativa cultivar DH55 chromosome 2, Cs, whole genome shotgun sequence includes:
- the LOC104733992 gene encoding nucleolar and coiled-body phosphoprotein 1, producing MGSESKTSNLESDQKALLLRSVAQFLDRSGFSKCFKKLLSDAEIEKKELNSTTLPDLEEIFSEFLNKKKDQEAAVNVIKEEDAVEVVEDVKKEKKKKKKKETKVEVAEEEKVKETEAEVEDGLKEKKKKKKKSKSVEADDDDEERVSKKRKRSEPEETKEETEDDDEESKRRKKEEKVVEEDKGVQETPVKQSDIQENGNAEKSEAKSTNQMSGKGLSNSKEPKKPFQRVNVDDVVFTDERLRDNSYYALPNAEVGYGYKAQEILGQVRGRDFRHEKTKKKRGSYRGGQIDLQSHSIKFENSDEEKD from the exons ATGGGTAGCGAGAGCAAGACTTCGAACTTGGAATCAGACCAGAAGGCTCTTCTGCTCCGTTCAGTTGCTCAGTTCTTGGATCGAAGTGGGTTTTCCAAATGCTTCAAGAAATTGCTTTCGGACGCTGAAATCGAG AAGAAGGAGTTGAACTCCACTACTTTACCTGATTTAGAGGAAATTTTCAGCGAGTttttgaacaagaagaa AGATCAAGAAGCTGCTGTGAATGTAATTAAGGAGGAGGATGCGGTGGAAGTGGTAGAGGAtgtaaagaaggagaaaaagaagaagaagaagaaggaaacaaaggTGGAGGTGGCTGAGGAGGAGAAGGTTAAAGAGACTGAAGCTGAGGTTGAAGACggattgaaagagaaaaagaagaagaaaaagaagtcgaAATCTGTGgaggctgatgatgatgatgaggagagaGTTTCTAAGAAACGGAAAAGATCAGAGCCTGAGGAGACTAAAGAAGAGactgaggatgatgatgaagaatcaaaacgtaggaagaaggaagagaaagtAGTAGAAGAGGAcaagggagttcaagaaacaCCTGTTAAGCAGAGTGACATTCAGGAAAACGGGAATGCTGAGAAAAGCGAAGCGAAATCAACAAATCAGATGTCAGGAAAAGGGCTTTCTAACTCAAAAGAG CCGAAGAAACCATTTCAGAGAGTGAACGTTGACGACGTTGTGTTCACTGACGAGAGGCTGAGAGACAACTCGTATTATGCACTG CCTAATGCCGAGGTTGGCTATGGTTATAAAGCTCAAGAGATTCTAGGGCAAGTGAGAGGAAG ggaTTTCCGACatgagaagacgaagaagaaacgaGGAAGCTACAGAGGAGGACAGATCGATCTTCAGTCACATTCGATTAAGTTTGAAAACTCAGACGAAGAGAAAGACTAA